One region of Carya illinoinensis cultivar Pawnee chromosome 8, C.illinoinensisPawnee_v1, whole genome shotgun sequence genomic DNA includes:
- the LOC122274579 gene encoding uncharacterized protein LOC122274579, which produces MGVRIITDKGEEHYAIKLVFKTIKNEAKYEALFLGMTIAKSLGAKEVEFKANSQVVVNQVRGEFVENGKKLKKHLALIQGEHTHFQYFQIQQIPTIENNKADRLVKTASRQEAAPMSESAVHKTIEVPVVGVELLEVGSGARKWVQDILRYLNDNKFPGSKEGPRKKDKAGAQGPPRRFQNSSELEESTSKEVGVAIGATDAAKNALGIRSTPIQAPTSSAARLGVKNLRSSEDKSPPGFDSK; this is translated from the exons ATGGGGGTGCGTATCATCACTGACAAAGGCGAGGAGCACTACGCTATCAAGCTAGTattcaaaaccataaaaaacGAGGCAAAGTATGAGGCACTCTTCCTCGGCATGACTATAGCAAAGTCCCTAGGTGCAAAGGAAGTGGAGTTCAAAGCGAATTCCCAGGTAGTAGTTAACCAGGTGAGGGGCGAATTCGTGGAAAATggcaaaaaattgaaaaagcacCTGGCATTGATACAGGGTGAACACACTCACTTTCAATACTTCCAGATACAACAAATCCCAACGATTGAGAACAACAAGGCAGATAGGTTGGTGAAGACAGCATCCAGGCAGGAAGCCGCACCAATGTCGGAATCAGCCGTCCACAAGACTATCGAAGTGCCAGTTGTTGGGGTCGAGCTGCTAGAAGTAGGATCGGGTGCACGCAAGTGGGTGCAAGATATCTTACGATATTTGAATGACAATAAATTTCCCGGCAGTAAAGAGGGACCGAGGAAG AAAGATAAGGCAGGAGCACAGGGCCCTCCCAGACGATTTCAAAACTCCTCAGAATTAGAGGAGTCCACCTCGAAAGAGGTCGGGGTCGCCATTGGCGCCACCGATGCAGCTAAGAATGCGCTAGGAATCAGATCCACTCCTATTCAAGCTCCCACCTCTAGTGCCGCAAGGTTGGGGGTCAAGAATTTGAGGTCTAGTGAAGACAAGTCACCTCCAGGATTTGACAGCAAGTAA
- the LOC122274580 gene encoding uncharacterized mitochondrial protein AtMg00820-like, with translation MIWYPIPQALLTESSQQPIEPTCYTIAIKDPLWRQEMNIEFDALLKNQTWTLVPPNSASNIIGSKWVFRIKRHADGTVERYKARLVAKGFHQQPSIDFYETFSPVVNLTTVLTVLSLAILAGWPIHQIDIQNAFLHGNLLDEVYMS, from the coding sequence ATGATTTGGTATCCAATCCCACAAGCTCTCCTTACTGAATCTTCCCAACAGCCTATTGAGCCTACCTGCTATACCATAGCCATCAAAGATCCACTATGGCGTCAAGAAATGAACATTGAATTTGATGCATTACTAAAAAATCAAACATGGACCCTGGTTCCTCCTAATTCAGCTTCTAACATCATTGGCTCGAAGTGGGTATTTCGCATCAAACGACATGCAGATGGTACTGTTGAACGCTATAAAGCACGTCTTGTTGCCAAAGGCTTTCATCAACAACCAAGTATTGATTTTTACGAAACATTTAGTCCCGTTGTTAACCTTACAACAGTACTTACTGTTCTTTCCTTAGCCATCTTGGCTGGTTGGCCCATTCATCAAATCGATATTCAAAATGCTTTCTTACATGGGAATTTATTAGATGAAGTGTATATGTCTTAG
- the LOC122318086 gene encoding uncharacterized protein LOC122318086: MLISHPAKPQIVVAVAIVSALQAKMDEEIIRIHHLETTEVGDVVEVVHPPPIALVLFAKFATKRVMWHWIVITDSGAAHHLTLQLANLNVKAEEYSGSDTIRVGNGSSYGEVAAPRPK; this comes from the exons ATGCTAATTTCACATCCCGCAAAACCACAAATCGTGGTGGCCGTGGCAATCGTCTCAGCTCTCCAAGCCAAAATGGACGAGGAAATTATCAGAATTCACCATCTCGAAACTACCGAGGTAGGGGACGTGGTTGAAGTTGTCCATCCTCCTCCAATAGCTCTCGTCCTGTTTGCCAAGTTTGCAACAAAACGGGTCATGTGGCATTGGATTGTTATCACAG ACTCGGGTGCTGCACACCACCTCACTTTGCAACTTGCCAATCTGAATGTTAAAGCTGAAGAATACTCTGGATCTGACACAATTCGTGTCGGCAATG gaTCGAGTTACGGGGAAGTTGCTGCTCCAAGGCCAAAGTAA
- the LOC122274581 gene encoding serine/threonine-protein kinase ZRK1-like: MLRKQRERKRERERAFIENGGRVLEKLVSICNGKPIPIRTFSFAELSKTTNNFDPQLVIREVWPYQWCKGYLEGRTIFIKKAEDVDSKEKLFTDLAISAKVSAHKNVLKLVGCCLETRNVILVYEFAGKGTLRDLIVASNKEPLTWESRLRMAREIAHAISYLHTAFSRPIIHTDIGLHNIFIDCHGVPKLTGFSKSLIIPEGETHVRVDGHERECFWHPMREPCPYYRETRCITEKSDVYFFGATVLKILTGLSHHFYYRAIDNLKEALIEFRNCAINSVVDPVIMAGELRGAGVDQQFQAVRDLALRCLKEDPMERPTMVDATKELRRIEKFIL; encoded by the coding sequence ATGTTGAGAAAgcagagggagagaaagagagaaagagagagagcattTATAGAGAATGGAGGCAGGGTACTTGAGAAGCTGGTTTCCATTTGTAATGGCAAACCTATTCCCATACGTACCTTCTCCTTTGCAGAGTTGAGCAAAACCACAAATAACTTTGATCCTCAACTTGTTATACGTGAAGTGTGGCCTTATCAATGGTGTAAAGGTTATCTTGAAGGCCGAACTATTTTCATTAAGAAAGCGGAAGATGTCGATTCAAAGGAGAAGTTGTTCACCGATTTAGCAATTTCTGCAAAGGTGAGTGCTCACAAGAATGTTCTAAAGCTCGTTGGTTGTTGCCTTGAGACTCGAAATGTCATTTTAGTGTATGAATTTGCTGGGAAGGGAACCCTAAGGGATCTTATTGTCGCCTCTAATAAAGAGCCCCTGACGTGGGAGAGTAGGCTAAGGATGGCAAGAGAGATTGCTCATGCAATTTCATATCTCCACACAGCATTCTCTAGACCCATCATCCATACCGATATTGGACTACATAATATCTTCATAGACTGCCATGGGGTTCCAAAACTAACTGGTTTTTCAAAGTCTTTAATAATCCCTGAGGGTGAAACTCATGTCAGGGTGGATGGTCATGAAAGGGAATGTTTTTGGCATCCTATGAGAGAACCATGCCCCTACTATAGGGAGACGAGGTGCATAACAGAGAAAAGTGATGTCTATTTCTTCGGTGCAACTGTCTTGAAAATTTTAACTGGATTGAGTCATCATTTTTATTATCGGGCAATAGATAATCTAAAGGAGGCACTAATTGAATTTAGAAATTGTGCTATAAATTCAGTGGTGGATCCTGTAATCATGGCAGGGGAATTAAGAGGAGCTGGAGTGGACCAGCAATTCCAAGCTGTGCGGGACCTTGCTTTAAGGTGCTTGAAGGAGGACCCTATGGAAAGACCAACCATGGTTGATGCTACCAAAGAACTCAGACGAATCGAAAAGTTTATcctgtaa
- the LOC122318408 gene encoding disease resistance RPP13-like protein 4, whose translation MVDAVVQVFLEKLLKALSEESHILSEFRDQFEKLQSQLVLMQSFLKDAVRLKSKKETLRTIMVDLRELIFEAEDILADCQLLSRDKDLFSTGWLMCIYPTKLPWQYQTGKRLKEIHEKIITNKQDIATYLGVSILNQPEPVYGCNDLSQNWSSPVYDHTQVVGLEDDKRKIKDWLFGADDGILKIGVVGMGGLGKTTVAQEVFNDREIEGRFERRMWVSVSQTFTEEQIMRSMLRNLGDASVGDDRTELLRKINQYLQGKRYLIVLDDVWGHDFAWWYRISEGLPKGNGSSVIITSRNEEVVQKMGVYEERIHRPKFLSKANSWLLFRKIAFAARGGECPELEDIGKEIVDKCKGLPLAIKVVGGMMLYKLPRYHEWKRILDHFRDELKENDDSERGLMASLQLSYDELPPNLKSCFLCFSLFPEDCVISKEQLVYWWIGEGFVPLRSNRSTTEAGEDCFSGLTNRCLIEVVDKTYNGTISTCAIHDMVRDLVLKISDDDAFFRKDGIGCRHLGIKSDLDPKLLIANRKLRALLSTTKTGEVNKIASRTAKALCQSRYLRVLDISKSIFETSLSGILNHICSLQHLTYLSLSNTHPLVQLPSSLEKLSNLQIMDVSYCQNLKTLPSYIVTFKKLKVLDVSHCGSLECLPKGLGRLSNLEVLLGFRPARSDQSEGCRIGELINLTKLRSLELQITRADEIGDNEVNALVNLQELQYLSMSCFDSNSDGSDLITKVDKLFPPQQLHELCLQYYPGKMSPKWLNPISLPMLRSLSISSGDIAEFHPSFWGDDNIVWKIEALMLESLSDLGVEWSSLQQVMPSLRIVTVSWCPELESFSVEDFGYKGGVWKKE comes from the coding sequence ATGGTGGATGCAGTAGTACAAGTTTTCTTGGAAAAACTGCTTAAAGCTCTTTCAGAAGAAAGCCATATTTTGAGCGAGTTCAGGgatcaatttgaaaaattacaGAGTCAGCTGGTATTAATGCAAAGCTTCCTCAAAGATGCTGTGAGGCTAAAGAGTAAGAAAGAAACTCTTCGAACGATCATGGTCGATCTGCGAGAGCTGATTTTCGAAGCAGAAGACATACTAGCAGATTGCCAACTGCTGTCAAGGGATAAAGACCTCTTCTCCACTGGATGGCTAATGTGCATCTATCCCACAAAGCTTCCATGGCAGTATCAGACTGGAAAGCGCCTCAAAGAAATCCATGAGAAAATAATAACCAATAAACAAGATATTGCAACTTATCTCGGGGTCTCGATTTTAAACCAACCAGAGCCCGTGTATGGTTGCAATGACTTGTCACAGAACTGGAGCTCTCCTGTATATGATCATACACAAGTGGTAGGATTGGAAGATGACAAGAGGAAAATAAAGGATTGGCTGTTTGGAGCAGATGATGGGATATTGAAAATTGGAGTTGTTGGCATGGGTGGACTGGGGAAGACCACCGTTGCACAGGAAGTTTTCAATGATAGAGAAATAGAGGGACGATTTGAAAGAAGAATGTGGGTTTCTGTTTCTCAAACTTTTACTGAAGAACAAATTATGAGAAGCATGTTAAGGAACTTGGGAGATGCAAGTGTGGGAGATGATCGAACTGAATTGCTGAGGAAAATAAACCAGTATCTCCAAGGGAAGAGGTATTTGATTGTATTGGATGATGTTTGGGGCCACGACTTTGCTTGGTGGTACAGAATTTCTGAAGGATTGCCTAAAGGAAATGGAAGCAGTGTCATTATTACATCCAGAAATGAGGAAGTTGTACAAAAGATGGGAGTGTATGAAGAAAGAATCCACCGGCCTAAATTCCTATCTAAGGCTAATAGCTGGTTACTGTTTAGGAAGATTGCATTTGCAGCACGAGGAGGTGAGTGTCCTGAGCTAGAGGATATTGGGAAGGAGATTGTAGATAAGTGCAAGGGTCTTCCATTGGCAATTAAGGTAGTTGGAGGAATGATGCTTTATAAATTGCCCCGATATCATGAATGGAAGCGGATTCTAGACCATTTCCGTGAcgaattaaaagaaaatgatgattctGAGAGAGGCTTGATGGCCTCACTTCAATTGAGCTATGACGAGCTCCCACCTAACCTGAAGTCATGCTTCCTTTGTTTCTCACTTTTCCCGGAGGACTGTGTCATAAGCAAAGAGCAGTTGGTCTATTGGTGGATTGGAGAAGGTTTTGTTCCACTGAGAAGTAACAGGTCGACAACTGAAGCTGGAGAAGATTGTTTCTCAGGGTTAACAAATCGATGTTTGATAGAGGTTGTCGATAAGACATATAATGGAACGATTTCTACTTGTGCAATTCATGATATGGTTCGTGATTTGGTCCTAAAAATCTCAGATGATGATGCATTCTTTAGAAAAGATGGCATTGGTTGTCGTCATTTAGGGATCAAAAGTGATTTAGATCCAAAGCTGCTTATTGCTAATCGAAAGTTGCGGGCATTGTTGTCCACAACCAAGACTGGGGAAGTGAACAAGATTGCCTCAAGAACTGCCAAAGCACTTTGTCAATCTCGATACTTACGGGTACTAGATATCTCCAAATCAATATTTGAAACATCTCTCTCAGGTATTCTAAATCATATTTGCTCCCTTCAGCACTTAACTTACCTCAGCTTGAGCAACACTCATCCACTAGTTCAATTGCCATCTTCACTTGAGAAGCTTAGCAACCTTCAGATTATGGACGTGAGTTATTGTCAAAATCTAAAAACGCTTCCATCTTACATTGTGACTTTTAAGAAGCTCAAGGTCTTAGATGTCAGCCATTGCGGTTCACTTGAATGCTTGCCTAAAGGTTTGGGAAGGCTTTCCAACCTTGAAGTGTTGTTGGGTTTTAGACCTGCTAGATCAGACCAATCAGAAGGTTGTCGAATTGGTGAGCTAATAAACCTGACTAAGCTCAGGTCATTGGAATTACAAATTACTCGCGCTGATGAGATTGGAGATAATGAGGTCAATGCATTGGTGAATCTCCAAGAACTGCAATATTTGTCAATGAGTTGTTTTGACAGTAATAGTGATGGCAGCGACCTCATTACTAAGGTTGACAAACTCTTTCCCCCACAGCAACTCCATGAGCTGTGTCTCCAATATTATCCCGGAAAGATGAGTCCCAAGTGGCTCAACCCTATATCACTTCCTATGCTAAGGTCTCTCTCAATCTCCTCCGGAGATATTGCAGAATTTCATCCGAGCTTTTGGGGAGATGATAATATCGTTTGGAAAATAGAGGCCTTGATGTTGGAATCTCTCTCGGATCTGGGAGTGGAGTGGTCGTCGCTGCAACAAGTTATGCCATCATTAAGAATTGTCACTGTGAGTTGGTGTCCAGAGTTAGAGTCATTCTCAGTTGAAGATTTTGGGTATAAAGGTGGCGTCTGGAAGAAGGAATAG